GTCGGTGGTTAGCTGCGCCCTGAGTCGAAATGTTGTGGCCATTAGGAATGCTGGCATGATGGTGGTGAGTACGAAATGTATTTATACGATGTCAGAGCAGACAGAGCTAACTTACTTTGAGCAATGTGCTGGTCATTGTGTTACATTCTCCTGTACGCTTTGATTTATTGACTCTTAAATGTATGCTAAGCTACAGTAAATCACCTCTAAAGTGTGTAATACCAGTTCAGTGAAACGACCTGTTACTACCAGAGACTGTATGGTTACAACACACTCTGCTCCCAggctgtatgtgtgtaaatgtgacaaACTATTAAAACTGCCTACTGCTACACTGTAAAGTGTGAATTAGATAAGTAGTATTTACAATTAGCAAATATTTCATAATTACTGTTGTGTAATAAATGCCTAGTAAGCCTATCTATTGTCAACCTATCTGTTGTACAACCCATCCCTCCCATTTAAGGCTTATCTGTCAAATCAAACAGTTGTATTAGCAGCCAGAGTACTCAAAGAGCTTTTTACTTCTCATAACTGAATGGAATTAATGAAGTTATGGTGCTGAAGTCCATCTGTCTTTGTCCTGATGGAGTCAGTTAGGTAACCTAAGACAGTGAAGTGATGTAACACTGTCAGGTTAGTTCATATAAGCTGCCACTAGGGGGAGGCTCTATACCTTCTTATgcaaaagcagaaaacagaCTTTAACTGGGCATTACAAGATATAATGGAAAGGGTTTCTCAGAGTcttacatttagatttttacattttacgacatctatgttatttttttgcagtagtCTTAATTTGGTTCCAAAGCCTTTCATTGGATCtcttttatttcagttgtttaatcctttgaaaccggaggaaattggcttgattttttttttcaaaatgtgtgaGGGGAATGAGAATtctaacaagaaaaaaaatcagtttatatttatgtattttttattttaagaaagttttatgttttagaaagaaatcaaaccaatttctcagatttcagaggtttaaatgctcggGAAAGGCATCTGcattcagcacaagaaaactgatagtgatccaggttttgaagggttaagtCTCAAggtgcctttgtttttttagttttctttttcattctacCGGAAAGCAATCAAATAATTTTAGACtaatttaatacaaataaagaggttttttttaaatgtatgagtTGATGTGTTAATACAAATACTGTCCTCTGGGGTCAGAGGATAGAATTACTGCCTGCTTCCTGTTTTAGCCTCAGTTGATGTAAACAGCAGctataggtcacatgataaTATGTTCCTTTGCacataactctttttttttacagctcttTATTTGGCTCTTGCCTGAAAGAAAGTGCTTTACGAGAAGGGATGGGAGAAGAAAATACCTGTTGcaatgaaaaatggaaaaaaaatatttgatactGTTCTTTGATATATACATACTGCCATCCTTGTTTATTACACAGATGGTGCGGCACGCTCAGACAGCCGCTGCCACGGCTCCTGAACCAAGAATCAAGAAGTTCCAGATTTACCGCTGGGACCCAGACACCGCCGGAGACAAACCACGAATGCAGACGTATGAAATTGATCTCAACAGGTATGTTCTAAAAGATTccatgaacaaaacatttttgagctttttctttttttttctttttgcattaaCTTGATTAACGTCATAATCTATGGATGTGTTCTTGTTGGTGTAGCTGTGGTCCAATGGTTCTGGATGCCCTCATAAAGATCAAGAATGAAATCGACCCCACACTGACATTCAGACGCTCCTGTCGTGAGGGTAAGAAGCAAATCTAGATTCAGCTCGCACATTAGTTTCCACTCGTATAAAAAAtacccaacaaaaacaaatgaaacatattaACAGGTGTGTTTAAATAAACCTTTGTGCCAGACGTCATTGAGCCAATGATTTCGTATTTCTTCAGGTATTTGCGGCTCATGTGCTATGAACATCAATGGAGGCAACACACTGGCATGCCTCAACAAAATCGACACCAACACGAGCAAACCGACCAAAATCTACCCGCTCCCACACATGTATGTGGTCAAAGATCTGGTGCCTGTAAGTACTGCACGAGTGTGAAAGTAGCATGAATTTTTAAAAGTAGTAAGAGTATCATCTATGTTGTATTTACTGATTGTTTCAGTGCCTGTTCTGAGTTTTCCCTCATATGATTTCCACCAGGATATGAGCAACTTCTATGCACAGTACAAATCCATCGAGCCCTACCTGAAGAAGAAGGACGAATCTCAAGAAGGGAAGGAGCAGTATTTCCAGTCGGTGGAGGACAGGCAAAAATTGGTAAATATACCACCGCATTCTATCGCATGTATTTCAGCCTACCAACATTTTGATCACTGCTTTAAACCCAGAATGTATAATGCATATTTAGCATGACATTTTATGtgatgtattgtttttaaattttgcaaataGTGATTGcaaatttttttgctttttattatttgcaaTGTGTAttgcactgttttgttttttgtattttatatttcccTGCACAGGGGTCACAGATGTAAATGAGCTATTTTGCTAACTCTGGCCCTGTAGTTGTGTTGTGCATGGCTCCTGTTAAATTCActaataacctaaaaaaaaatgtatatagcacctttaaaaacagtttacaaagtgctttgacaaacaaggcaaagcagaagcaagaggGGTTTCTTGCAGGGGCAACATAACTATAAGAGCAAAACGTGATGCCaaactaaggccagacaaaagTTAAAGCAGAATTAAAATAAGAGTGAAACAATAacgaaataaaaataacaatatcaaCCCACACCAATAAGAGTAAATGCAGTTCAAAAAATATTAACCGAAAACACAGAATAATAGCACTAATAATAGAATTAACGCAGTCGAGAtagatgaaattaaaacaaaacaaaccaaaatagatgaattaaaaaagacaacatcacattaAAGCAGGTCTGtcaaaatgggttttaagaagtgatttaaaagaagtctgTGATTCTGTAGCCTTATGTTCTCGGGCAGGTCGTCCCAAAGTCAAGTGATGGCAAAAAGACGGTCACCTCTAGTTTGAAGCTTCAACTTT
This genomic interval from Plectropomus leopardus isolate mb unplaced genomic scaffold, YSFRI_Pleo_2.0 unplaced_scaffold2118, whole genome shotgun sequence contains the following:
- the LOC121965683 gene encoding succinate dehydrogenase [ubiquinone] iron-sulfur subunit, mitochondrial-like, which codes for MSVVSCALSRNVVAIRNAGMMVMVRHAQTAAATAPEPRIKKFQIYRWDPDTAGDKPRMQTYEIDLNSCGPMVLDALIKIKNEIDPTLTFRRSCREGICGSCAMNINGGNTLACLNKIDTNTSKPTKIYPLPHMYVVKDLVPDMSNFYAQYKSIEPYLKKKDESQEGKEQYFQSVEDRQKLDGLYECILCACCSTSCPSYWWNGDKYLGPAVLMQVGNYIYFYLFIKTFYC